A section of the Ignavibacteria bacterium genome encodes:
- a CDS encoding HEPN domain-containing protein, which translates to MDYTMVEEKKLFISSFLNKSKEALEDARINLENVRLANALNRIYYSIFYSVVALAYLENYITSKHKQLMGWFNKKFIHEEKIFDQTLYDAYKEAFENRQESDYTIHSLLDAKEIRINYENAVRFVEKISEYI; encoded by the coding sequence ATGGATTATACTATGGTTGAGGAGAAAAAACTGTTCATATCAAGCTTCCTAAATAAATCAAAAGAAGCTCTGGAAGATGCGAGGATCAATCTCGAAAACGTAAGATTGGCAAATGCTCTTAATAGAATTTACTATTCAATTTTTTACTCTGTGGTAGCTCTCGCTTACCTTGAGAATTATATTACTTCAAAGCATAAACAACTCATGGGATGGTTCAATAAAAAATTTATTCACGAAGAGAAAATTTTTGACCAAACTCTATATGATGCCTATAAAGAAGCTTTCGAGAACAGACAGGAAAGTGACTATACTATTCATTCACTTCTTGATGCCAAAGAAATTAGAATAAACTATGAGAATGCAGTTAGGTTCGTTGAAAAAATTAGTGAGTATATTTAG
- a CDS encoding nucleotidyltransferase domain-containing protein — translation MNKLSSRDNLITLKIKEFFQQNFTDFKGLYFFGSHTKGDFTEFSDYDYVALFDNVNRNKKYKIYRFVSELEYEQNIFLDIKILTPQQFRFNPFFYEEVTKYGLYYG, via the coding sequence ATGAACAAATTAAGTTCTCGCGACAATTTAATTACTCTAAAGATAAAAGAGTTCTTTCAACAGAATTTTACTGATTTTAAAGGATTATATTTTTTTGGCTCACATACTAAAGGAGATTTCACTGAGTTCAGTGATTACGATTACGTTGCTTTATTTGACAACGTTAATAGAAACAAGAAGTACAAAATTTATAGATTCGTTAGTGAATTAGAGTACGAGCAAAATATTTTTCTTGATATAAAAATTTTAACTCCTCAACAATTCAGGTTCAATCCATTTTTCTATGAAGAAGTAACAAAGTATGGATTATACTATGGTTGA
- a CDS encoding NAD-dependent deacylase produces MSNPSFNAQIETVIEKLSTAKSVVVFTGAGVSAESGVPTFRDKGGLWTKFKPEELANFDAFMKNPDLVTSWYSHRRKIMSEVKPNPGHYAIAEFEKLFADFCVITQNVDNLHRRAGSKKIFELHGNIERNYCIKCKKNHDLTGNYSEHAIKCDCGGLIRPDVVWFGEILPQDQYASAASAAENCDVFFSVGTSAVVYPAAYMIIYAKQSGAFIVEVNVDYTDLSHYANVTLIGKSGEILPAIIEKLNYFDSKRLNK; encoded by the coding sequence ATGAGCAATCCCTCTTTTAATGCTCAAATTGAAACAGTAATTGAAAAACTTTCTACGGCAAAATCTGTAGTTGTTTTCACCGGTGCAGGTGTCTCGGCCGAAAGCGGTGTTCCTACATTTCGTGATAAAGGCGGACTATGGACTAAATTCAAACCAGAAGAGCTTGCTAACTTCGATGCATTTATGAAAAACCCCGATTTAGTTACCAGCTGGTATTCTCACAGAAGAAAAATAATGAGCGAAGTAAAACCGAATCCCGGACATTATGCAATTGCAGAGTTTGAAAAACTGTTCGCTGATTTTTGCGTAATTACCCAAAACGTTGATAATCTTCATCGGCGTGCCGGCTCTAAGAAAATATTTGAACTGCACGGTAACATCGAGAGAAATTATTGCATCAAGTGTAAAAAAAATCACGACTTAACCGGCAACTATTCTGAACACGCGATTAAGTGTGATTGCGGCGGTTTAATTCGTCCAGACGTAGTTTGGTTCGGCGAGATATTACCCCAAGATCAATATGCAAGTGCAGCATCAGCAGCAGAAAATTGCGATGTGTTTTTTTCTGTTGGTACTTCTGCTGTAGTTTATCCCGCCGCTTACATGATAATTTATGCTAAACAATCTGGTGCTTTCATTGTTGAAGTAAATGTTGATTATACCGATCTGTCACACTATGCGAATGTAACTTTGATTGGTAAGTCCGGCGAGATATTGCCAGCAATTATTGAAAAATTAAATTATTTTGATAGTAAACGCTTAAATAAATAA
- a CDS encoding HD domain-containing protein, translated as MLQQKPIKELQNKEIVNHFFLLKKIEVKQTKTGRDYLSLEFGDKSGSITANYWDGFEEFQSSAVQGSIVKIKGFVESYNDRLQLKIERAHVSTQKDQVSISDFLQTSDRDITEMQNEFWERVKKIKNEPLNKLLELIFNEEKFQKFSYAPAGKSWHHSYIGGLLEHTLEIVKICDLMCDIHSDLNRDLLITGALLHDIGKIEELSYETAFDYTDKGRLIGHIVMAVSWIENACQQIPNFSDELKTLLLHLILSHQGKLENASPVEPKTIEAIALYHADELSAKTNAYKTLVQQESSDATWTRFHSLIGSSLYISKRTNDNGQLSMDEGQLNNPIDSDRKKSPSKKTQIKDEQSLF; from the coding sequence ATGCTTCAGCAAAAACCGATTAAAGAACTGCAAAACAAAGAAATTGTTAACCATTTCTTTCTACTCAAAAAAATTGAAGTTAAGCAAACTAAAACTGGAAGAGACTATCTAAGTCTTGAATTCGGTGATAAATCCGGTTCAATCACTGCAAATTATTGGGATGGATTTGAGGAGTTTCAGTCTTCTGCAGTCCAAGGCTCGATAGTAAAAATCAAAGGTTTTGTTGAGTCATACAATGACCGGCTTCAACTTAAAATTGAGCGTGCGCATGTCTCGACTCAAAAAGATCAAGTCAGCATAAGTGATTTTCTTCAAACATCCGATCGCGACATTACCGAAATGCAAAATGAATTTTGGGAGCGAGTTAAAAAGATAAAAAATGAACCATTAAATAAGTTACTCGAACTGATTTTCAATGAGGAAAAATTTCAAAAATTTTCTTATGCACCAGCTGGAAAATCCTGGCATCATAGTTACATTGGCGGTCTGCTAGAACACACACTTGAAATTGTAAAGATCTGTGACCTGATGTGCGATATTCATTCTGATTTGAATCGTGACTTATTAATTACCGGTGCTCTTCTTCACGATATCGGTAAAATTGAGGAACTCTCGTACGAAACTGCATTTGACTATACCGATAAAGGAAGATTGATCGGGCATATTGTGATGGCGGTAAGCTGGATTGAAAATGCTTGTCAGCAAATCCCAAACTTTTCCGATGAACTGAAAACGCTTCTTCTTCATTTGATATTGAGTCATCAAGGTAAACTTGAAAATGCTTCTCCGGTTGAACCAAAAACAATTGAAGCGATTGCCCTCTATCATGCTGATGAGTTAAGCGCAAAAACTAACGCATATAAAACATTAGTCCAGCAAGAATCAAGCGATGCAACATGGACTAGATTCCACTCATTAATAGGCAGCTCGCTTTACATTTCGAAAAGGACAAATGATAATGGACAATTGTCAATGGATGAGGGACAATTAAACAACCCAATTGATTCTGATCGGAAAAAATCCCCATCTAAAAAAACTCAGATTAAAGATGAGCAATCCCTCTTTTAA